From Struthio camelus isolate bStrCam1 chromosome 7, bStrCam1.hap1, whole genome shotgun sequence, a single genomic window includes:
- the ZDHHC16 gene encoding palmitoyltransferase ZDHHC16 isoform X8 — protein MRSRQRMFAAVMRLLLKCLRLGRRRRFKLVRQVEQLWHYGRLCLRSLLYNSFTNSDVVLDSLFEPVYWLVDHVTRWFGVVFVALVIGLTSSIVAIVYICLLPLILQTYTPAWICWHLAYGHWNLLMIVFHYYMAITTSPGHPPQAKDDLTGVSICRKCIAPKPARTHHCSICNRCVLKMDHHCPWLNNCVGHFNHRYFFSFCLFMTMGCIYCSISGWDMFRDAYAAIERMKLLEKERLQVAANQTYYQTPPPTFSFRQRAFHKSVVYLWVLCSSVALALGALTLWHAALITRGETSIERHINKKERQRLQKKGKVFRNPYSFGSWNNWKVFLGVDVPRHWLTRVLLPSPHLPHGTGLSWDLPPCVMEQRAPLLAI, from the exons ATGAGGAGCCGGCAGCGGATGTTTGCGGCGGTGATGCGCCTGCTCCTCAAATGCCTGCggctgggccggcggcggcggtttAAGCTGGTGCGGCAAGTGGAGCAGCTGTGGCACTACGGGCGCCTCTGCCTCCGTTCCTTGCTCTACAACTCCTTCACCAACAGCGACGTGGTGCTCGATTCCCTCTTTGAGCCTGTCTACTGGCTGGTGGACCACGTCACCCGTTGGTTCGGTGTG GTGTTTGTGGCACTGGTGATTGGGCTGACAAGCTCCATAGTGGCCATTGTGTACATCTGCCTGCTGCCCCTCATCCTGCAGACCTACACACCTGCCTGGATATGCTGGCACCTCGCCTACGGACACTGGAACCTCCTCATGATCGTCTTCCACTACTACATGGCCATCACCACCTCTCCTGGACACCCACCACAG GCCAAGGACGATCTCACCGGCGTCTCCATCTGCAGGAAATGCATTGCTCCCAAGCCAGCTCGCACCCACCACTGCAGTATCTGCAACAG gtgTGTGCTGAAGATGGACCACCACTGCC cctggctgAACAACTGCGTGGGGCACTTCAACCATCGCTacttcttctccttctgcctgTTCATGACCATGGGCTGCATCTACTGCAGCATTAGCGGCTGGGACATGTTCCGGGACGCCTATGCAGCCATTGAG AGAATGAAACTGCTTGAGAAGGAGAGACTGCAGGTGGCTGCCAACCAG acGTACTACCAGACCCCACCACCCACCTTCTCCTTCCGCCAGCGGGCTTTCCACAAGAGCGTAGTCTACCTCTGGGTCCTGTGCAG CTCAGTTGCGTTGGCCCTGGGTGCCCTTACGTTGTGGCACGCTGCCCTCATCACTCGTGGGGAAACCAGCATTGAGAGGCACATCAACaaaaaggagaggcagaggctgcAGAAGAAAGGCAAG GTGTTCAGGAACCCCTACAGTTTCGGCAGCTGGAATAACTGGAAGGTGTTCTTGGGCGTGGACGTGCCAAG ACACTGGCTCACCCGGGTCTTGCTGCCCTCTCCTCACCTGCCCCACGGAACAGGCCTGAGCTGGGACCTCCCGCCCTGCGTGATGGAGCAGCGTGCACCGCTCCTGGCCATCTGA
- the ZDHHC16 gene encoding palmitoyltransferase ZDHHC16 isoform X7: MRSRQRMFAAVMRLLLKCLRLGRRRRFKLVRQVEQLWHYGRLCLRSLLYNSFTNSDVVLDSLFEPVYWLVDHVTRWFGVVFVALVIGLTSSIVAIVYICLLPLILQTYTPAWICWHLAYGHWNLLMIVFHYYMAITTSPGHPPQAKDDLTGVSICRKCIAPKPARTHHCSICNRCVLKMDHHCPWLNNCVGHFNHRYFFSFCLFMTMGCIYCSISGWDMFRDAYAAIETYYQTPPPTFSFRQRAFHKSVVYLWVLCRAGLRVTCCPLLSLAVPSSVALALGALTLWHAALITRGETSIERHINKKERQRLQKKGKVFRNPYSFGSWNNWKVFLGVDVPRHWLTRVLLPSPHLPHGTGLSWDLPPCVMEQRAPLLAI; this comes from the exons ATGAGGAGCCGGCAGCGGATGTTTGCGGCGGTGATGCGCCTGCTCCTCAAATGCCTGCggctgggccggcggcggcggtttAAGCTGGTGCGGCAAGTGGAGCAGCTGTGGCACTACGGGCGCCTCTGCCTCCGTTCCTTGCTCTACAACTCCTTCACCAACAGCGACGTGGTGCTCGATTCCCTCTTTGAGCCTGTCTACTGGCTGGTGGACCACGTCACCCGTTGGTTCGGTGTG GTGTTTGTGGCACTGGTGATTGGGCTGACAAGCTCCATAGTGGCCATTGTGTACATCTGCCTGCTGCCCCTCATCCTGCAGACCTACACACCTGCCTGGATATGCTGGCACCTCGCCTACGGACACTGGAACCTCCTCATGATCGTCTTCCACTACTACATGGCCATCACCACCTCTCCTGGACACCCACCACAG GCCAAGGACGATCTCACCGGCGTCTCCATCTGCAGGAAATGCATTGCTCCCAAGCCAGCTCGCACCCACCACTGCAGTATCTGCAACAG gtgTGTGCTGAAGATGGACCACCACTGCC cctggctgAACAACTGCGTGGGGCACTTCAACCATCGCTacttcttctccttctgcctgTTCATGACCATGGGCTGCATCTACTGCAGCATTAGCGGCTGGGACATGTTCCGGGACGCCTATGCAGCCATTGAG acGTACTACCAGACCCCACCACCCACCTTCTCCTTCCGCCAGCGGGCTTTCCACAAGAGCGTAGTCTACCTCTGGGTCCTGTGCAG GGCAGGCCTGCGTGTGACCTGCTGTCCTTTGCTGTCCCTTGCTGTCCCCAGCTCAGTTGCGTTGGCCCTGGGTGCCCTTACGTTGTGGCACGCTGCCCTCATCACTCGTGGGGAAACCAGCATTGAGAGGCACATCAACaaaaaggagaggcagaggctgcAGAAGAAAGGCAAG GTGTTCAGGAACCCCTACAGTTTCGGCAGCTGGAATAACTGGAAGGTGTTCTTGGGCGTGGACGTGCCAAG ACACTGGCTCACCCGGGTCTTGCTGCCCTCTCCTCACCTGCCCCACGGAACAGGCCTGAGCTGGGACCTCCCGCCCTGCGTGATGGAGCAGCGTGCACCGCTCCTGGCCATCTGA